A region of Rhodamnia argentea isolate NSW1041297 chromosome 9, ASM2092103v1, whole genome shotgun sequence DNA encodes the following proteins:
- the LOC115737112 gene encoding AT-hook motif nuclear-localized protein 23-like translates to MAGLDLGTASRFNIHQQLQRPDLHLHSHQSESDDHEAISNNHNHQFSSGDHHDEGAHQTLELGAVNASHGVGDMVARRPRGRPPGSKNKPKPPVIITRESANSLRAHILEVGNGCDVFDCITTYARRRQRGICVLSGTGTVTNVSLRQPAAAGSVVTLHGRFEILSLSGSFLPPPAPPGATSLTIFLAGGQGQVVGGSVVGELIASGPVIVITASFTNVAYERLPLEEEEQIQMQVATSGGHNPFPDPSSGLPFFNLPLGNMTNDNSNTVQLPVDGWSGNLGPRPPF, encoded by the coding sequence ATGGCCGGTTTGGATTTAGGCACTGCTTCTCGATTCAATATCCACCAGCAGCTTCAGAGACCCGATTTACATCTCCACAGCCACCAGTCCGAATCGGACGATCACGAAGCAATCAGCAACAACCACAACCACCAATTCTCCAGCGGCGACCATCATGACGAGGGGGCGCACCAAACCCTAGAGCTTGGAGCGGTCAACGCTAGCCATGGGGTCGGTGACATGGTGGCTCGCCGGCCTCGTGGCCGGCCTCCTGGATCCAAGAACAAGCCGAAGCCTCCCGTGATCATAACCCGGGAGAGTGCCAACAGCCTCAGGGCCCACATTCTCGAGGTTGGGAACGGGTGCGACGTCTTCGACTGCATCACTACCTACgcacggcggcggcagcggGGAATCTGCGTGCTGAGCGGGACTGGCACGGTCACCAACGTGAGCCTGCGGCAGCCGGCCGCAGCCGGATCCGTGGTGACGCTCCATGGGCGGTTCGAGATTCTGTCCCTGTCTGGCTCCTTCTTGCCCCCACCAGCTCCACCAGGGGCCACAAGCTTGACGATATTTCTGGCGGGTGGGCAAGGCCAAGTCGTTGGGGGGAGCGTGGTAGGCGAGCTCATCGCCTCCGGGCCGGTCATCGTGATCACGGCGTCCTTTACCAATGTTGCCTACGAGAGATTGCCGCTAGAGGAGGAGGAACAGATCCAGATGCAGGTGGCCACGAGCGGTGGGCACAACCCGTTTCCGGATCCGTCTTCGGGCCTCCCATTCTTCAATTTGCCACTCGGTAACATGACCAACGACAACAGCAACACCGTTCAGCTCCCAGTTGACGGGTGGAGCGGAAATTTAGGTCCTCGCCCTCcattttga